CACCAGCAAAATAGTGCGTGCAGAAGGCGGGGAAGAGTTCATAAAATCTCTGACTTCATCAGTTTCCATTCCATGGAATCGCGGTTAAAAGAAAGTTCATAACTGCCGGAATCCGCTGTTACCGCAAAGTGCAGAATTACAGATTTTCCGTCCGTGCTTTTCCAGTTGTAATTAACGGAAGTGATAAGTATTTTCTTTTTGCGCCATGTAAACCAGCGCGGCACGGGGCCGGTTGTGCCAAAGACCACTCCGGCTTTTATTTTTTCATTTATTTTTTCCGCGGACATCAGCATTTCCTCATTACGCCGACCACTTTTCCCATGACCACGGCTTCTTTTGATAATATCGGTTTGTAGTTTGGATTTTCCGCCACAAGTTTCACGCCGTCTTTGGATTTGTAGAAGCGTTTTACCGTGGCTTCTTCGCCTATAAGAGCGGCTACAATTTCACCTTCGTCCGCGGACGGCTGTTTTCTTACAAAAACAATATCGCCGTCAAGTATGCCGGCGTTTATCATGCTGTCGCCTTTTACGGACAGGGCAAACATGTCTTTTACCCCGAAAATATCCACAACGCTGTGAATGTGGCGTTCCACATTTTCCGTGGCGTAAATGGGAAGCCCCGCGCTTATTTTGCCCAGAAGGGGAATGCCGGTCTGAACTGACACCAGTTCTATTCCGCGTGACAGGTTCTTTTTCATCTTTATAAATCCGTCTTCCGCCAGTTTTTTAAGGTGGTAGCGTACCGGCCAGGTGGATGAAAAACCCGCTTTTTTTGCAATCTCCCGCAGGGTAGGGGGCGTGCTGCTGTCTGTTAAAC
This sequence is a window from Candidatus Goldiibacteriota bacterium. Protein-coding genes within it:
- the lexA gene encoding transcriptional repressor LexA, with translation MHRSTKKVLEIITDSLTDSLTDSSTPPTLREIAKKAGFSSTWPVRYHLKKLAEDGFIKMKKNLSRGIELVSVQTGIPLLGKISAGLPIYATENVERHIHSVVDIFGVKDMFALSVKGDSMINAGILDGDIVFVRKQPSADEGEIVAALIGEEATVKRFYKSKDGVKLVAENPNYKPILSKEAVVMGKVVGVMRKC